From Chrysiogenes arsenatis DSM 11915, one genomic window encodes:
- a CDS encoding KAP family P-loop NTPase fold protein, translating into MKLVTPPLIVDDLDGFKKDALQRKAFGEALANLVVRSTDELVLSIDGKWGEGKTTFVKMWQGLLKEKGVPSIYIDAFQNDYTEDAFISIASAITSYVDQHSTEVEKSRFKENAKKVGVRLLSWTAKVGIKAATLGVIKESDIDALTAISEDVATSTSETIAKLVEERLNAHSQENKLIQSFRESLSEIPTTLAGNKSGRLVIIVDELDRCKPPFAVEVLEKIKHLFSVKNVVFVLVMHKEQLEEAIRCVYGNNIDAHTYLQKFINIETAIPKRVVERYRNGDDLEVYSKELLKLHELTVWRDQREILDCRVCQ; encoded by the coding sequence ATGAAACTGGTCACGCCTCCGCTTATTGTTGACGATCTTGATGGTTTTAAGAAAGATGCACTGCAACGCAAAGCATTTGGCGAGGCATTAGCGAACTTGGTAGTGCGCTCAACGGACGAACTTGTTCTATCGATTGACGGTAAGTGGGGCGAAGGGAAAACCACGTTCGTAAAAATGTGGCAAGGTCTCCTGAAAGAAAAAGGGGTTCCGAGTATCTACATCGACGCTTTTCAGAATGACTACACAGAAGATGCTTTTATTTCAATCGCCAGTGCAATTACTTCCTATGTGGATCAGCATTCAACCGAGGTAGAGAAATCTCGTTTTAAAGAAAATGCCAAGAAAGTCGGCGTTCGCCTTCTCTCATGGACTGCAAAAGTAGGCATTAAGGCTGCCACGCTCGGTGTCATCAAGGAATCTGATATTGACGCGCTGACAGCAATAAGCGAGGACGTTGCCACCAGCACATCAGAAACGATTGCCAAGCTGGTTGAAGAGCGATTGAACGCTCACTCTCAAGAAAATAAACTGATTCAATCCTTCAGGGAATCTTTATCGGAAATACCCACAACGCTAGCAGGTAACAAGAGCGGTCGCCTGGTTATCATTGTCGACGAGCTTGATAGGTGCAAACCCCCTTTTGCGGTTGAAGTCCTTGAAAAGATAAAGCATTTGTTTTCTGTAAAAAATGTTGTTTTCGTTCTTGTGATGCACAAAGAGCAACTGGAGGAGGCTATCAGGTGCGTGTACGGCAATAACATCGATGCACACACGTATCTTCAAAAATTTATCAATATTGAGACGGCTATCCCTAAAAGGGTCGTTGAACGATACCGCAACGGTGATGATTTAGAAGTGTATAGCAAAGAGCTGCTCAAGCTCCATGAACTGACAGTGTGGAGAGATCAGCGAGAGATTCTTGATTGCCGGGTCTGTCAATAA
- a CDS encoding carboxymuconolactone decarboxylase family protein, with product MHVPVKPLRQYPWWLRPFFWSQQRRYGAVLQPGLLWGRVPKLFAAVALLYGVLDRRSSPISPVLRSLVTVRVSQINTCHFCVDINSATLAKRTGTMEKVEALAKWRDSAIFDEKERAVLEYTEAVTITGHQVSEALMTRLKQYLHDDALVELTGLIAFQNLSSKFNSALDVPPQGFCQLPEKKSAD from the coding sequence ATGCACGTTCCCGTCAAGCCACTTCGACAATATCCATGGTGGTTGCGCCCGTTTTTTTGGAGCCAACAGCGCCGCTACGGCGCCGTGTTGCAGCCCGGCCTTTTGTGGGGACGGGTGCCGAAGCTCTTTGCCGCGGTAGCGCTGTTGTACGGTGTGCTTGACCGCCGCTCATCGCCCATCAGTCCGGTGTTGCGCTCGCTGGTTACGGTGCGTGTGTCGCAGATCAACACCTGCCATTTTTGTGTCGACATCAATTCGGCCACCCTCGCAAAGCGCACGGGCACGATGGAAAAAGTCGAAGCGCTAGCAAAATGGCGTGATAGCGCGATTTTTGACGAAAAAGAACGTGCCGTACTGGAATACACCGAAGCTGTCACCATTACCGGCCATCAGGTAAGCGAAGCACTGATGACCCGTTTAAAACAATACCTTCACGATGATGCACTGGTGGAATTGACCGGACTGATTGCCTTTCAGAATCTCTCCAGTAAATTCAACAGCGCCCTTGATGTCCCGCCGCAGGGGTTTTGTCAGTTGCCCGAGAAAAAATCTGCCGACTGA
- a CDS encoding YtxH domain-containing protein, which translates to MSDRNQPFFGANRPNNDDYFRHQNPYLQGGQYGAQNGFMNQAKSALFGGSQSDRFIKGLLIGAAATFLLTNEKAQQAIIKAGVTLFSQVASSVEELKEKVEDARAEAEEQRMAHEE; encoded by the coding sequence ATGTCAGATCGCAACCAACCGTTTTTTGGCGCTAATCGCCCCAATAATGACGACTATTTCCGTCACCAGAATCCCTATCTGCAGGGTGGACAGTATGGCGCACAAAACGGGTTCATGAATCAGGCCAAGTCGGCACTCTTTGGTGGCAGCCAGAGCGACCGCTTTATCAAAGGACTTCTGATTGGTGCCGCCGCCACGTTTTTGCTCACCAACGAAAAAGCGCAGCAAGCGATTATTAAAGCAGGTGTTACGCTGTTTTCTCAGGTGGCTTCTTCCGTAGAAGAGTTAAAGGAAAAAGTTGAAGATGCCCGCGCCGAAGCGGAAGAACAGCGGATGGCGCACGAAGAATAA
- a CDS encoding heavy metal translocating P-type ATPase, which yields MGLFTALRIVHQTRFRIRLRYQTSGAFNVSSLKRLLEVKPGIQRVEFGVHNPTIRICFAPDEYHADTVLALLFSIQEETFTALTPSNAVAQLPVHSIAKGVAAWVATPLLPLALRPWFTFFACWAVICAGAKQLLRRRVTSESMEAAAVLISIGRRDFTAAHVTNLLISLAEYIEHRIERQSDELLLSLVQPEAEKVWIRKDGVDIQVPAENVLRGMVVVAQAGETVAIDGRVLEGEALINEVSLTGEAVPVAKGRGDRVLSGTLVEEGRLHVYAEQVGRDRVAYRIAQYVESSLQSKSNTHLEAIRMADRLVPFSIGLASTGYLLSRDLSKVAAVLQADYSCALKLATPVAFKAALYKAGTHHILVKSASALEKLAQADVFIFDKTGTLTSGDMEVYCSFSLDPAWTSDEILRLAASIEEHYFHPIAQAVVKAAQSNGAIPHHFHHSEVEFIVAHGVMAYVDGKKVVIGSRHFLEDDEQICFAGHTAMIDEARQNGLTPLYIGYDGRLLGIICLKDELRPQSKTLLTRLKQMGVRKTIMLTGDRREKAEEIAATLGFDECYAELHPNEKAAIVEKQKQNGEHCVFIGDGINDAPALSLADVGIAMQRGADIARISADIALLSDDVLLITDVLALARQTLTRVKNNYHLTIGLNSIIMLLAVMGRLSPVATAVLHNGTTVGILLNAALGARIPQPKA from the coding sequence ATGGGGCTGTTCACCGCACTGCGTATTGTTCACCAGACACGCTTTCGCATTCGCCTGCGCTATCAGACCAGCGGTGCTTTCAACGTCAGTTCACTCAAACGGCTGCTGGAAGTCAAACCGGGCATTCAGCGGGTGGAATTTGGTGTCCATAATCCCACCATCCGCATTTGTTTTGCGCCGGACGAATACCATGCCGATACCGTGCTGGCCTTACTTTTTTCCATTCAGGAAGAGACCTTTACGGCGCTGACACCAAGCAACGCCGTCGCACAACTGCCCGTGCACAGCATTGCAAAGGGGGTCGCGGCTTGGGTGGCAACTCCACTGCTGCCGCTGGCACTCCGTCCATGGTTTACCTTTTTTGCCTGCTGGGCGGTGATTTGCGCGGGCGCAAAACAGCTTTTGCGTCGTCGAGTGACCTCGGAGTCAATGGAGGCAGCAGCCGTTCTCATCTCTATTGGTCGTCGAGATTTCACAGCGGCACACGTCACCAATCTGCTGATTTCGCTGGCAGAATATATCGAACACCGCATCGAACGCCAATCCGACGAACTTCTGCTATCGCTGGTACAGCCGGAAGCCGAAAAAGTCTGGATCCGCAAGGATGGTGTCGATATCCAAGTGCCTGCGGAAAACGTGCTGCGCGGCATGGTCGTCGTCGCTCAGGCTGGTGAAACCGTTGCCATCGATGGCCGAGTGCTGGAAGGCGAAGCGCTGATCAATGAAGTTTCGCTGACTGGCGAAGCGGTTCCTGTTGCCAAAGGGCGCGGCGACCGTGTCCTTTCCGGCACACTCGTCGAAGAAGGTCGACTGCACGTTTACGCCGAACAAGTAGGGCGCGACCGCGTTGCATACCGCATTGCACAGTATGTGGAAAGTTCGCTGCAATCGAAGTCGAATACCCATCTAGAGGCGATCCGCATGGCCGATCGTCTGGTGCCGTTTTCCATCGGGCTGGCAAGTACTGGGTATTTGCTGAGTCGTGACCTGTCGAAAGTTGCGGCGGTGTTGCAGGCCGATTACTCCTGCGCCCTCAAACTCGCGACGCCAGTGGCGTTCAAAGCAGCGCTCTATAAGGCCGGAACGCACCATATCCTTGTTAAAAGCGCCAGCGCACTGGAAAAGCTGGCGCAAGCCGATGTGTTCATTTTTGATAAGACTGGCACGCTGACATCTGGCGACATGGAAGTCTACTGCTCGTTCTCGCTTGATCCGGCATGGACGAGCGACGAAATCCTCCGCCTTGCCGCTTCGATCGAAGAGCACTACTTCCATCCCATCGCGCAGGCCGTGGTCAAAGCCGCGCAAAGTAACGGTGCCATTCCGCACCACTTCCACCACAGCGAGGTAGAATTTATCGTCGCGCATGGCGTGATGGCGTATGTTGACGGCAAAAAAGTCGTCATTGGCAGCCGCCATTTCTTGGAAGATGACGAGCAGATTTGCTTTGCTGGTCACACGGCGATGATCGACGAAGCACGCCAGAACGGCCTTACCCCGCTGTATATCGGTTATGATGGGCGCCTCTTGGGAATTATCTGTCTGAAAGACGAACTGCGGCCACAAAGCAAAACACTCCTCACGCGTCTGAAGCAGATGGGTGTGCGCAAAACGATTATGCTGACAGGCGATCGGCGCGAAAAAGCCGAAGAAATCGCCGCAACCCTTGGTTTTGATGAATGCTACGCCGAACTGCACCCCAATGAAAAAGCCGCCATAGTGGAAAAACAGAAACAAAACGGTGAGCATTGCGTTTTTATTGGCGATGGCATCAACGATGCGCCAGCACTCTCTCTAGCCGATGTTGGCATCGCCATGCAACGGGGCGCCGATATCGCTCGCATCAGTGCTGATATTGCCCTGCTGAGCGACGACGTGCTCCTGATTACCGATGTGCTGGCACTGGCACGCCAGACCCTTACGAGAGTCAAAAATAACTACCATCTAACGATCGGTCTCAACAGTATTATCATGCTGCTAGCCGTGATGGGACGCCTTTCGCCAGTAGCCACAGCCGTGCTGCACAACGGTACGACAGTGGGGATTTTGCTGAACGCCGCGCTGGGCGCGCGCATACCACAACCAAAAGCGTAA
- a CDS encoding ribonucleoside triphosphate reductase — MVTTALDPAHTVTENMPFTSIRKRDGRTVSFDATKITRAIASAGRASGEITDPLSEVAQRLTHRVLLLAQQTFLQEPPTVEGIQDIVETILLNSPFPKTAKAYILYRDQHARNRDIASQADVRLVDQYLERLDWKVRENSNMGYSLQGLNNYIAGQISETYWLNKIYTADVRCAHQEGDLHIHDLGQLSVYCVGWDLQDLLRSGFRGAPGKAESHPARHFRSALGQIVNFFYTLQGEAAGAQAFSNFDTLLAPFIRYDNLTPREVRQALQEFVFNVNVPTRVGFQAPFTNITLDLQPPSTLKNEPVILGGEHQNTTYGEFQAEMDIFNTALLEVLGEGDAKGRVFTFPIPTYNITEDFNWDAPGCKALWKATAKYGIPYFANFVNSSMSPDDARSMCCRLRLDLRELASRGGGLFGANPLTGSIGVVTINMPRLGYLACNEVEFFERLEQLMLVARTSLETKRKVLERFTDNHLYPYTRFYLRDLHHRFGCYWKNHFSTIGLVGLNEACMNLMQQDIGTPAGQSFALRVLNFMRDTLTTYQNETGNLYNLEATPAEGTSYRLARIDREKYPDILGAVTHPSGQPSMEPFYSNSSQLPVNYTDDVFLTLDLQDQLQSRYTGGTVQHLFLGEAVADPEAIKRFVRTVCHQYTLPYFTITPTFSVCPEHGYLSGEVARCPQCDHPTEVYSRVVGYLRPTSQWNNGKQEEFRLRSHYEIPNPC, encoded by the coding sequence ATGGTTACCACTGCCTTAGATCCAGCTCACACCGTTACCGAAAACATGCCGTTCACATCCATCCGCAAACGCGATGGCCGCACCGTTTCATTCGATGCGACTAAAATCACGCGTGCTATTGCCAGCGCTGGGCGAGCTTCCGGCGAAATCACCGACCCGCTGAGTGAGGTTGCGCAACGCCTGACACACCGCGTACTGCTACTGGCGCAACAGACATTTCTTCAGGAACCCCCAACCGTTGAAGGGATTCAGGATATTGTAGAAACAATCCTGCTCAACTCCCCTTTCCCAAAAACCGCCAAAGCTTACATTCTCTACCGCGATCAGCATGCCCGCAATCGTGACATCGCCAGTCAGGCCGATGTACGGCTGGTTGATCAATATCTGGAGCGGCTAGACTGGAAAGTGCGTGAAAACAGCAATATGGGCTATTCGCTGCAAGGGCTGAACAATTACATTGCGGGACAGATTAGCGAAACCTACTGGCTGAACAAAATCTATACGGCAGATGTGCGGTGTGCACACCAAGAGGGCGATCTGCACATTCACGATCTGGGGCAGCTTTCCGTCTACTGCGTTGGCTGGGATTTGCAGGATCTGCTGCGCAGCGGTTTTCGTGGCGCGCCCGGCAAAGCCGAAAGCCATCCAGCGCGACACTTTCGCTCCGCTTTGGGGCAGATTGTCAACTTCTTCTACACGCTGCAAGGGGAGGCCGCCGGAGCGCAGGCCTTTTCCAACTTCGACACGCTATTGGCACCATTTATCCGTTACGATAACCTAACGCCACGCGAAGTACGTCAGGCCTTGCAAGAATTTGTTTTCAACGTCAACGTCCCAACACGCGTCGGCTTTCAGGCACCGTTCACCAACATTACCCTCGACCTACAACCACCATCTACGCTGAAAAACGAACCAGTGATTCTGGGCGGCGAGCATCAAAATACGACCTACGGGGAATTTCAGGCAGAAATGGACATTTTCAACACCGCTTTGCTCGAAGTGCTTGGTGAAGGCGATGCCAAAGGGCGCGTCTTTACTTTTCCGATTCCCACCTACAACATTACCGAAGACTTTAACTGGGATGCTCCTGGGTGCAAAGCGCTGTGGAAAGCAACGGCGAAATACGGCATCCCCTATTTTGCCAACTTCGTCAACTCCAGCATGTCGCCAGATGATGCCCGTTCCATGTGCTGCCGTCTACGGCTTGATCTGCGCGAACTTGCAAGTCGAGGTGGCGGACTCTTCGGCGCCAATCCCCTGACTGGATCCATCGGCGTCGTTACCATCAACATGCCACGCCTGGGCTATTTAGCTTGTAATGAGGTGGAGTTTTTTGAACGACTGGAACAACTTATGCTCGTTGCCCGCACGAGTTTAGAAACAAAACGCAAAGTACTAGAACGCTTTACCGACAACCATCTTTACCCCTACACCCGCTTTTACCTACGCGACCTACATCACCGTTTTGGCTGCTACTGGAAAAACCACTTTTCTACTATTGGCCTTGTCGGCCTGAACGAAGCGTGCATGAATCTGATGCAGCAAGACATTGGCACCCCGGCTGGGCAGAGCTTTGCACTGCGCGTGCTCAATTTTATGCGCGACACACTGACCACCTATCAAAATGAAACCGGCAACCTGTACAATCTCGAAGCAACCCCAGCTGAAGGCACCAGTTACCGGTTAGCACGAATCGACCGAGAAAAATATCCCGATATTTTGGGCGCCGTTACACATCCATCGGGACAGCCGAGCATGGAGCCGTTTTACTCAAACTCCAGCCAACTTCCGGTCAATTATACCGATGATGTCTTTTTGACACTCGACTTACAGGATCAGCTCCAGTCGCGCTATACCGGCGGCACGGTGCAACACCTGTTCCTTGGCGAAGCCGTCGCCGACCCTGAGGCCATCAAACGGTTTGTGCGCACAGTTTGCCACCAGTACACCTTGCCGTACTTCACTATCACCCCCACATTTTCCGTCTGTCCAGAACATGGATACCTAAGTGGGGAAGTGGCACGCTGCCCACAGTGTGACCACCCCACCGAAGTATATTCCCGCGTGGTGGGTTACTTACGCCCAACATCACAGTGGAACAATGGCAAGCAAGAAGAGTTTCGCCTGCGGAGCCATTACGAAATTCCCAACCCATGCTGA
- a CDS encoding DUF2023 family protein → MKVFCHHIYEYRKGLRSLILHTMSTQLRSQVEAQLQRHKIDFLIYDLAPNRMNVFFGAPECIDVLRRIGKSSLNDYTCEEDFILGTMLGYDRLQQCQRYLQRTERQTALSEVSA, encoded by the coding sequence ATGAAAGTATTCTGCCACCACATCTACGAATATCGCAAAGGGCTGCGCAGCCTGATCCTGCACACAATGAGCACACAGCTCCGTTCGCAGGTTGAAGCGCAGCTTCAGCGGCACAAAATCGACTTCCTGATTTATGATCTCGCCCCCAACCGAATGAATGTTTTTTTCGGTGCTCCTGAGTGTATTGACGTTCTGCGCCGCATCGGTAAAAGCAGTCTGAACGACTATACGTGCGAAGAGGACTTTATCCTCGGCACGATGTTGGGGTATGACCGCTTGCAACAGTGCCAGCGCTATTTGCAACGCACTGAGCGTCAGACGGCGCTCAGTGAAGTGTCGGCGTAG
- a CDS encoding anaerobic ribonucleoside-triphosphate reductase activating protein, with translation MLIGGYLPTSFSDFPGRIAAVIFTQGCNFRCPYCHNPELLPQDSSEQWCPQTILQTVAQRKGQLEGVVVSGGEPTLHNDLPQFLQELRRIGLPVKLDTNGSHPAIVQQILAHKLVDYIAMDIKAPWAKYPLLAGVTVDTHALQESVAHIATSGISCQFRTTIPRGLLDEVDLRAIDANLPHGHTTRRQTCTPQYRKKVNIETLSLVSLQV, from the coding sequence ATGCTGATTGGTGGCTATCTGCCAACCAGCTTTAGCGATTTCCCCGGTCGTATTGCCGCCGTTATTTTTACACAAGGGTGTAATTTTCGCTGCCCGTACTGCCACAATCCGGAGCTGTTGCCACAGGACAGCTCTGAGCAGTGGTGCCCGCAAACCATTTTGCAAACAGTGGCTCAGCGTAAAGGGCAGCTTGAAGGAGTCGTGGTCAGCGGCGGAGAGCCAACGCTGCACAACGATTTGCCGCAATTTTTGCAGGAACTGCGCCGAATCGGCCTGCCGGTCAAGCTTGATACCAACGGGAGTCATCCCGCGATAGTGCAACAGATTCTTGCACACAAGCTGGTGGATTACATCGCGATGGACATCAAAGCACCGTGGGCGAAATACCCGCTGCTAGCAGGTGTTACCGTCGACACACACGCTCTGCAGGAGAGCGTGGCGCATATCGCCACCAGCGGCATTTCGTGCCAATTTCGTACAACTATACCGCGTGGCTTGCTGGATGAAGTAGATCTGCGCGCAATAGACGCCAATCTCCCGCATGGCCACACTACCCGCCGTCAAACCTGTACGCCGCAATACCGGAAGAAAGTCAACATTGAGACTTTATCACTTGTGTCGCTGCAAGTTTAA
- a CDS encoding Com family DNA-binding transcriptional regulator has protein sequence MSEKNFPLTSSGNGSDLEFPDEIRCRKCRRLLMKGHVLQIEVKCPKCGALQRFESDNDKELPHCIHAQKP, from the coding sequence GTGTCTGAAAAAAATTTTCCTTTAACCTCTTCTGGAAATGGGAGTGATTTGGAGTTTCCAGACGAAATTCGATGCCGTAAATGTCGCCGCTTGCTGATGAAAGGGCACGTTCTTCAGATCGAAGTAAAGTGCCCAAAATGCGGCGCATTGCAGCGTTTTGAAAGCGACAACGATAAAGAATTGCCGCATTGCATTCACGCACAAAAACCATAA
- a CDS encoding YtxH domain-containing protein, producing MAYHFLIGAVVGAASILLLKNRKTKEIVDKGSRIVKENIDTGVRAVQATGACIREKMQEMEKATPALEPNTEEVIADGEMHVENEAPKPVRRRRKPDEA from the coding sequence ATGGCATATCATTTTCTGATTGGTGCGGTCGTGGGGGCAGCTTCGATACTGCTGCTGAAAAACCGCAAGACCAAAGAGATCGTCGACAAAGGGAGCCGGATCGTTAAGGAGAACATCGACACTGGTGTGCGCGCTGTTCAGGCAACGGGCGCCTGTATTCGTGAAAAGATGCAGGAGATGGAAAAAGCCACGCCTGCACTTGAGCCCAACACAGAAGAAGTTATCGCGGATGGAGAAATGCATGTCGAAAACGAAGCCCCAAAGCCCGTTCGTCGCCGCCGCAAACCCGACGAAGCCTAA